CTTCCCCGAATTTAGAAGCAAAAAGTTCTGCAATTTCGTTAATAAGATATTCTTCATCAACACCATCAGCGATCAATTCCAATTCAGATTGATATTCGGCAGCTAAAGTCATCACTCCCATAATACTTTTACCGTTAATCTCCATATCATCCTTTTTGATCCGAAAATCAGAACGATATTTAGTGGCAGCTTTGACTATCATTGTAGCTGGTCTGGCATGCATTCCTAATTTATTGACAATTTGAATTCTCTTCCTGATCATATCTTTCTATTGATTATAAATTTCCTTATAGAATTTCTAACTCACCCTGTCCCTCACTTTAAAAGAGAGGGAACTATAAGAAAAAAATCATTCTTTTCTCCAATTTTCCCCTTC
This Candidatus Cloacimonadota bacterium DNA region includes the following protein-coding sequences:
- a CDS encoding HPr family phosphocarrier protein, coding for MIRKRIQIVNKLGMHARPATMIVKAATKYRSDFRIKKDDMEINGKSIMGVMTLAAEYQSELELIADGVDEEYLINEIAELFASKFGEE